Proteins encoded within one genomic window of Solenopsis invicta isolate M01_SB chromosome 10, UNIL_Sinv_3.0, whole genome shotgun sequence:
- the LOC105197070 gene encoding phosphoinositide 3-kinase regulatory subunit 4 isoform X1, giving the protein MGNQLVGIAPSQIFPVEHYLTDHSDLLFDVNLGSTRFFKVARARSLEGLIVVKVFAIHDPTLPLSTYKDKLEEIRSKLASAVNCLPFQRMILTEKAGSIMREYVKYSLYDRISTRPFLTSIEKKWITFQVLYALNQAHKFGVCHGDIKLENIMITSWNWVLLTDFASFKPTYLPEDNPADFSYFFDTSRRRTCYIAPERFVKTLSSELSNTLLLPEQEVKTGDLHPMMDIFSAGCALTELYNEGHPPFDFSQLLAYRNNEYSVSKHLDSIDDSGIRELLSSMLERNPANRKSAEIYLAQTRGTIFPEYFYSFLQSYMLIFSAAPILSPDEKITRLKKDIGNIISILKTEENERMKTSETKPMETTKSGQSESNVESIKDDSGHSEDNTMIEVDSDQSSDKTDLNQIDMKSTTQDIGSDIQVDTEPEIKSSEDDKQTFDAESKKSTSTSNEILEGLVIITQLVTSCIRGLHHSQSKLHSLEILLELAENVSDETILDRILPYIFHLVHDPAPRVRVSAIHTLTKCLHLVKLIPSSDVNIFPEYILPGLAHITQDEAVIVRAAYAENIAHLAHIALRYLENSHLSNLSNKEGPKPSYDSELQTLHEMVQQSVSTLLTDPQNLVKQTLMENGINKLCVFFGKQKANDILLSHVITFLNDKEDKELRGSFFECIVGVAAYVGWHSSPILMPLLQQGLSDPEEFVTTKAINAMATLTELGLLHKSALYQLLSETMVFLVHPNLWIRHATVGFISAAARTLNVVDVQCKVQTMLQPYLKHALIQIEKEILLLEALVPPISRIVYDSVVKYNDVEELFQVLEQRQAARMKAITGVVPPQYNDMSNSLRNLFRRLSSESMTEAVEEQLLIMKPHLMKINKYRNSADTKQNAIKSVDGKLELSPVKDRIRHHVVVLYPDTKGDLTLPPFKRLDRRISETVGTYATMNQEWRTMFAAQDNAQHAIVKMSDMTGSSGSPSQSIHSGDIHLSPHHCLSDMASINSLMNDHSLHERSYIQYRCAPCRLEVRQLTYRKQEQHTAVLRAKRWANNVACEAGSTLLPKDWRPRGIPVAHLHEHRAAVNRLVSVPDTSLFASSSSDGCIKIWDASKMEGRNIANRSRQTYMHRGGPLVGLTVCDQGQSLASSASTSGTVFVLRIEPNSSKMSLIGTRQLDLQEEGCAVDLQYLDSGSQSVLVYASLYGSLVGWDLRCPGTTWRLENDLKHGVITSFCVNSHQQWLTLGTSSGIHTCWDLRFQLPITSIKHPTGARVRKVITHPTEHSWIISAVQGNNEISMWNLETDHRQMVLWASNAPPLSRTQTGHTVCAMYAGCIDCSGFLLAGGSDMRLRFWDFNRPNASYVALPAANDVLTPNSLAYDLRLIDGTNVVQEVLVDDDSNPLSGNDTRGRNIEESGPETPPSGQHDTISAVAMSNTCILTGSTDGLIQVWK; this is encoded by the exons ATGGGCAATCAATTAGTGGGCATCGCGCCCAGCCAAATATTTCCGGTAGAGCACTATTTGACGGACCACAGCGATTTATTATTCGACGTGAA TTTAGGAAGCACAAGATTCTTTAAAGTAGCTCGGGCCCGCAGTTTAGAGGGCCTGATAGTAGTAAAAGTGTTTGCGATTCATGATCCAACATTGCCATTATCTACATATAAGGACAAGCTGGAGGAGATTAGGTCAAAGTTAGCCTCAGCTGTCAACTGCCTACCGTTTCAACGAATGATT CTCACAGAAAAAGCAGGCTCAATAATGCGAGAATATGTCAAATATTCTCTTTATGACAGGATTAGCACTAGGCCATTTTTAACAAGCATTGAGAAAAAATGGATCACTTTTCAAGTGTTATATGCTCTTAATCAAGCCCACAAG TTTGGTGTTTGTCATGGTGatataaaattagagaatattaTGATAACCAGTTGGAACTGGGTGTTGCTTACGGATTTTGCTAGTTTTAAACCAACGTATTTGCCAGAGGATAATCCTGcggatttttcatatttttttgatacttCCAGAAGGAG aaCATGTTATATAGCGCCTGAACGATTTGTGAAAACACTATCCTCAGAACTGAGCAACACATTGCTGTTACCAGAACAAGAAGTGAAGACCGGTGACCTGCATCCCATGATGGATATTTTTTCTGCAGGCTGTGCTTTAACAGAATTGTATAACGAAGGACACCCACCATTTGATTTTTCACAACTCTTGG CGTACAGAAACAACGAATATTCTGTGAGCAAGCACTTAGATAGTATAGACGATTCAGGAATACGCGAGCTACTTAGTTCAATGTTGGAGAGAAATCCAGCAAATAGAAAGAGCGCAGAGATTTATCTAGCTCAAACTCGCGGCACCATCTTCccggaatatttttattcttttctgcAATCTTATATGCTCATTTTCTCTGCCGCTCCAATCTTATCGCCAGACGAGAAAATAACACGATTAAAAAAGGACATTGGCAATATTATAAGTATACTTAAGACGGAAGAAAATGAACGAATGAAAACAAGCGAGACCAAACCTATGGAAACCACAAAATCCGGTCAAAGCGAGAGTAACGTGGAATCAATTAAAGATGATTCCGGCCATAGCGAGGACAATACGATGATAGAAGTCGATAGCGATCAGAGTTCCGATAAGACCGATTTAAATCAAATTGATATGAAGAGTACGACGCAAGACATTGGCAGTGATATTCAAGTAGATACAGAGCCGGAGATTAAATCGTCCGAAGATGACAAACAAACATTCGATGCAGAATCCAAAAAATCAACTTCTACCTCGAATGAAATTCTAGAAGGGCTCGTTATTATAACTCAACTTGTTACATCTTGCATAAGAGGATTGCATCACTCGCAATCTAAATTGCATAGTTTAGAGATACTATTGGAGCTGGCTGAAAATGTTTCTGACGAGACAATTCTTGATAGAATATTACCTTATATC TTCCACTTGGTTCACGATCCAGCGCCGCGAGTAAGAGTATCGGCGATACACACTTTAACGAAGTGTTTACATCTTGTGAAATTGATACCATCTTCGGATGTAAATATATTCCCTGAGTACATTCTACCAGGTTTAGCGCACATAACTCAAGACGAGGCAGTTATTGTTAGGGCAGCTTACGCGGAGAATATTGCGCATTTGGCGCATATTGCTCTGCGTTATTTGGAAAACTCTCATCTGTCTAATTTGAGCAACAAAGAGGGACCAAAGCCTAGTTATGACAGCGAATTGCAAACCTTGCACGAAATG GTCCAACAATCAGTGTCTACGCTATTAACAGATCCCCAAAATTTAGTGAAACAAACGTTAATGGAGAATGGAATAAACAAATTGTGCGTGTTCTTCGGAAAACAAAAAGCCAACGATATTTTACTTAGTcatgttattacatttttaaacgaCAAGGAAGATAAAGAACTCAGAGGCTCTTTTTTTGAATGCATAGTCGGCGTGGCTGCATATGTCGGTTGGCATAGTAGTCCTATACTAATGCCGCTTCTGCAACAAGGTTTATCCGATCCTGAAGAATTTGTAACCACAAAAGCTATAAATGCCATGGCAACACTTACAGAATTGGGTCTGCTACATAAATCTGCTCTTTATCAGCTATTATCAGAAACTATGGTCTTCCTG gtTCACCCAAATCTTTGGATACGTCATGCAACTGTTGGCTTTATATCTGCGGCAGCAAGAACTCTGAATGTAGTAGATGTCCAATGTAAAGTTCAAACAATGCTCCAACCATATTTGAAGCATGCATTGATCCAAATAGAAAAGGAGATTTTATTGCTTGAGGCACTTGTTCCTCCCATATCTAGAATAGTATACGATTCTGTGGTGAAGTATAATGATGTAGAGGAATTATTCCAAGTACTTGAACAAAGACAAGCAGCTAGAATGAAAGCCATAACTGGTGTGGTACCACCACAATACAACGACATGAGCAACTCCTTAAGAAAT CTTTTTAGGCGACTGAGTTCAGAATCTATGACTGAGGCAGTTGAGGAACAGTTGCTAATCATGAAACCTCACTTAATGAAGATCAACAAGTATCGCAATTCCGCAGATACGAAACAAAATGCTATCAAATCCGTAGACGGCAAACTTGAGCTGAGCCCAGTAAAGGATAGGATAAGACACCATGTCGTTGTATTATATCCTGATACTAAAGGAGACTTGACTTTGCCGCCCTTTAAAAGATTGGATCGGAGAATATCGGAAACTGTTGGCACGTACGCAACAATGAATCAAGAATGGCGCACAATGTTTGCAGCTCAAGATAACGCCCAG CACGCTATCGTTAAAATGTCGGACATGACTGGAAGCAGTGGCAGCCCCAGCCAGAGCATACACAGTGGAGACATCCATTTATCTCCACATCATTGCCTATCAGATATGGCCAGCATTAATTCCCTCATGAATGATCATTCCCTTCACGAGCGATCTTACATTCAAT ATAGATGTGCGCCTTGCCGATTAGAAGTACGACAATTAACGTACCGAAAGCAAGAGCAACATACAGCTGTGTTAAGAGCGAAGCGTTGGGCTAACAATGTCGCTTGCGAAGCTG GCTCCACATTACTGCCAAAGGATTGGCGGCCCCGAGGAATTCCAGTTGCGCATCTTCATGAACACAGAGCTGCAGTAAATAGATTGGTTTCGGTACCGGATACTAGTCTATTTGCGAGTAGTTCCTCCGATGGATGCATAAAAATCTGGGATGCCAGTAAAATGGAGGGACGAAATATCGCTAATCGTTCTAG ACAAACATATATGCATAGAGGAGGTCCGCTGGTTGGCTTAACTGTATGTGATCAAGGGCAATCTTTAGCGAGTTCGGCGAGCACATCCGGAACGGTATTCGTACTTCGGATTGAGCCTAACTCTAGTAAAATGAGTCTAATCGGCACTCGCCAATTAGATCTCCAG GAAGAAGGATGTGCTGTCGATCTTCAGTATCTAGATTCCGGTTCTCAATCCGTTCTTGTGTACGCTTCGTTGTACGGATCGCTAGTAGGTTGGGATCTACGATGTCCTGGGACAACGTGGCGCTTGGAAAACGATTTGAAACATGGAGTCATCACGTCGTTTTGCGTAAACAGTCATCAGCAATGGTTGACTCTCGGCACGAGCTCAGGTATCCATACCTGTTGGGACTTGAGGTTCCAATTACCAATAACAAGCATCAAGCACCCGACAG GTGCCAGAGTGCGTAAGGTAATTACACATCCAACGGAACATTCATGGATAATCTCGGCGGTGCAAGGCAACAATGAAATCTCCATGTGGAATTTGGAGACCGATCATCGACAAATGGTTTTATGGGCATCAAATGCCCCGCCACTGAGCCGTACTCAAACTGGTCACACTGTGTGCGCCATGTATGCTGGATGCATTGATTGCTCAGGATTTCTTTTGGCTGGCGGCTCCGATATGCGATTACGTTTTTGGGATTTCAATAGACCCAATGCATCCTACGTTGCTTTGCCTGCTGCTAATGATGTTCTCACACCAAATTCATTGGCATACGA
- the LOC105197070 gene encoding phosphoinositide 3-kinase regulatory subunit 4 isoform X2, translating to MGNQLVGIAPSQIFPVEHYLTDHSDLLFDVNLGSTRFFKVARARSLEGLIVVKVFAIHDPTLPLSTYKDKLEEIRSKLASAVNCLPFQRMILTEKAGSIMREYVKYSLYDRISTRPFLTSIEKKWITFQVLYALNQAHKFGVCHGDIKLENIMITSWNWVLLTDFASFKPTYLPEDNPADFSYFFDTSRRRTCYIAPERFVKTLSSELSNTLLLPEQEVKTGDLHPMMDIFSAGCALTELYNEGHPPFDFSQLLAYRNNEYSVSKHLDSIDDSGIRELLSSMLERNPANRKSAEIYLAQTRGTIFPEYFYSFLQSYMLIFSAAPILSPDEKITRLKKDIGNIISILKTEENERMKTSETKPMETTKSGQSESNVESIKDDSGHSEDNTMIEVDSDQSSDKTDLNQIDMKSTTQDIGSDIQVDTEPEIKSSEDDKQTFDAESKKSTSTSNEILEGLVIITQLVTSCIRGLHHSQSKLHSLEILLELAENVSDETILDRILPYIFHLVHDPAPRVRVSAIHTLTKCLHLVKLIPSSDVNIFPEYILPGLAHITQDEAVIVRAAYAENIAHLAHIALRYLENSHLSNLSNKEGPKPSYDSELQTLHEMVQQSVSTLLTDPQNLVKQTLMENGINKLCVFFGKQKANDILLSHVITFLNDKEDKELRGSFFECIVGVAAYVGWHSSPILMPLLQQGLSDPEEFVTTKAINAMATLTELGLLHKSALYQLLSETMVFLVHPNLWIRHATVGFISAAARTLNVVDVQCKVQTMLQPYLKHALIQIEKEILLLEALVPPISRIVYDSVVKYNDVEELFQVLEQRQAARMKAITGVVPPQYNDMSNSLRNLFRRLSSESMTEAVEEQLLIMKPHLMKINKYRNSADTKQNAIKSVDGKLELSPVKDRIRHHVVVLYPDTKGDLTLPPFKRLDRRISETVGTYATMNQEWRTMFAAQDNAQHAIVKMSDMTGSSGSPSQSIHSGDIHLSPHHCLSDMASINSLMNDHSLHERSYIQYRCAPCRLEVRQLTYRKQEQHTAVLRAKRWANNVACEADVG from the exons ATGGGCAATCAATTAGTGGGCATCGCGCCCAGCCAAATATTTCCGGTAGAGCACTATTTGACGGACCACAGCGATTTATTATTCGACGTGAA TTTAGGAAGCACAAGATTCTTTAAAGTAGCTCGGGCCCGCAGTTTAGAGGGCCTGATAGTAGTAAAAGTGTTTGCGATTCATGATCCAACATTGCCATTATCTACATATAAGGACAAGCTGGAGGAGATTAGGTCAAAGTTAGCCTCAGCTGTCAACTGCCTACCGTTTCAACGAATGATT CTCACAGAAAAAGCAGGCTCAATAATGCGAGAATATGTCAAATATTCTCTTTATGACAGGATTAGCACTAGGCCATTTTTAACAAGCATTGAGAAAAAATGGATCACTTTTCAAGTGTTATATGCTCTTAATCAAGCCCACAAG TTTGGTGTTTGTCATGGTGatataaaattagagaatattaTGATAACCAGTTGGAACTGGGTGTTGCTTACGGATTTTGCTAGTTTTAAACCAACGTATTTGCCAGAGGATAATCCTGcggatttttcatatttttttgatacttCCAGAAGGAG aaCATGTTATATAGCGCCTGAACGATTTGTGAAAACACTATCCTCAGAACTGAGCAACACATTGCTGTTACCAGAACAAGAAGTGAAGACCGGTGACCTGCATCCCATGATGGATATTTTTTCTGCAGGCTGTGCTTTAACAGAATTGTATAACGAAGGACACCCACCATTTGATTTTTCACAACTCTTGG CGTACAGAAACAACGAATATTCTGTGAGCAAGCACTTAGATAGTATAGACGATTCAGGAATACGCGAGCTACTTAGTTCAATGTTGGAGAGAAATCCAGCAAATAGAAAGAGCGCAGAGATTTATCTAGCTCAAACTCGCGGCACCATCTTCccggaatatttttattcttttctgcAATCTTATATGCTCATTTTCTCTGCCGCTCCAATCTTATCGCCAGACGAGAAAATAACACGATTAAAAAAGGACATTGGCAATATTATAAGTATACTTAAGACGGAAGAAAATGAACGAATGAAAACAAGCGAGACCAAACCTATGGAAACCACAAAATCCGGTCAAAGCGAGAGTAACGTGGAATCAATTAAAGATGATTCCGGCCATAGCGAGGACAATACGATGATAGAAGTCGATAGCGATCAGAGTTCCGATAAGACCGATTTAAATCAAATTGATATGAAGAGTACGACGCAAGACATTGGCAGTGATATTCAAGTAGATACAGAGCCGGAGATTAAATCGTCCGAAGATGACAAACAAACATTCGATGCAGAATCCAAAAAATCAACTTCTACCTCGAATGAAATTCTAGAAGGGCTCGTTATTATAACTCAACTTGTTACATCTTGCATAAGAGGATTGCATCACTCGCAATCTAAATTGCATAGTTTAGAGATACTATTGGAGCTGGCTGAAAATGTTTCTGACGAGACAATTCTTGATAGAATATTACCTTATATC TTCCACTTGGTTCACGATCCAGCGCCGCGAGTAAGAGTATCGGCGATACACACTTTAACGAAGTGTTTACATCTTGTGAAATTGATACCATCTTCGGATGTAAATATATTCCCTGAGTACATTCTACCAGGTTTAGCGCACATAACTCAAGACGAGGCAGTTATTGTTAGGGCAGCTTACGCGGAGAATATTGCGCATTTGGCGCATATTGCTCTGCGTTATTTGGAAAACTCTCATCTGTCTAATTTGAGCAACAAAGAGGGACCAAAGCCTAGTTATGACAGCGAATTGCAAACCTTGCACGAAATG GTCCAACAATCAGTGTCTACGCTATTAACAGATCCCCAAAATTTAGTGAAACAAACGTTAATGGAGAATGGAATAAACAAATTGTGCGTGTTCTTCGGAAAACAAAAAGCCAACGATATTTTACTTAGTcatgttattacatttttaaacgaCAAGGAAGATAAAGAACTCAGAGGCTCTTTTTTTGAATGCATAGTCGGCGTGGCTGCATATGTCGGTTGGCATAGTAGTCCTATACTAATGCCGCTTCTGCAACAAGGTTTATCCGATCCTGAAGAATTTGTAACCACAAAAGCTATAAATGCCATGGCAACACTTACAGAATTGGGTCTGCTACATAAATCTGCTCTTTATCAGCTATTATCAGAAACTATGGTCTTCCTG gtTCACCCAAATCTTTGGATACGTCATGCAACTGTTGGCTTTATATCTGCGGCAGCAAGAACTCTGAATGTAGTAGATGTCCAATGTAAAGTTCAAACAATGCTCCAACCATATTTGAAGCATGCATTGATCCAAATAGAAAAGGAGATTTTATTGCTTGAGGCACTTGTTCCTCCCATATCTAGAATAGTATACGATTCTGTGGTGAAGTATAATGATGTAGAGGAATTATTCCAAGTACTTGAACAAAGACAAGCAGCTAGAATGAAAGCCATAACTGGTGTGGTACCACCACAATACAACGACATGAGCAACTCCTTAAGAAAT CTTTTTAGGCGACTGAGTTCAGAATCTATGACTGAGGCAGTTGAGGAACAGTTGCTAATCATGAAACCTCACTTAATGAAGATCAACAAGTATCGCAATTCCGCAGATACGAAACAAAATGCTATCAAATCCGTAGACGGCAAACTTGAGCTGAGCCCAGTAAAGGATAGGATAAGACACCATGTCGTTGTATTATATCCTGATACTAAAGGAGACTTGACTTTGCCGCCCTTTAAAAGATTGGATCGGAGAATATCGGAAACTGTTGGCACGTACGCAACAATGAATCAAGAATGGCGCACAATGTTTGCAGCTCAAGATAACGCCCAG CACGCTATCGTTAAAATGTCGGACATGACTGGAAGCAGTGGCAGCCCCAGCCAGAGCATACACAGTGGAGACATCCATTTATCTCCACATCATTGCCTATCAGATATGGCCAGCATTAATTCCCTCATGAATGATCATTCCCTTCACGAGCGATCTTACATTCAAT ATAGATGTGCGCCTTGCCGATTAGAAGTACGACAATTAACGTACCGAAAGCAAGAGCAACATACAGCTGTGTTAAGAGCGAAGCGTTGGGCTAACAATGTCGCTTGCGAAGCT GATGTTGGCTAA
- the LOC105197068 gene encoding mediator of RNA polymerase II transcription subunit 15: MCRMCSRVHDTLRKSGGYENPTWFGPRARPFPSDYKATTTPLPPNIRSAIRHSFALTMWLLILAGLLTISVGEKTSVVEKTVSSAGNADDIVLLEIDVKDPVKRSPVQNSAIYGASPSQFVIRHGDDTQELSPEYLAVLRQFTGTEPQAYARPTSAPQRRPLPAYAKQQQALQQAYYNYRKPTVVPPRPRPPQLHPQLIQPEAVGQVQALQSPRGPSGASTYQIEAYTSPKLGSFEQELLQLVSANQAQEFNLIPTQPKTSYAQQEYVKPTAIPQLQQPVPQLQQPVAQLQQYHIETSPPPRYPPQQRVAATYQSVEQPVQIQYQTAQAVDYSGKGIEPFRPSPQYDYVDDSGPQVGAQIETYTSPKQTQAEVEANARAQSQAEAQALAFQKIVQDSYQKHRNAAVEQIRIDHERYRQQTALEQLQQGEHVSEAGRAHNEGQLEPKDPEAAYRAKLKAQAAAEAAEARRIQAAAEQKAHTDAIRQVEAQQQAQVRAQEKFHQDALNFERNQLRAQANAQAIAQAQAEALYKAYQQSRAKANSEILAAARAQQQAKKVDPNGTPVIQYLLPNTPKLPAPNEYFTNDVANKYQASGSTYAPRSVTKPDSTESTVQEQVYNQPVINQPRQVHKLKVPPTQSSVYVSQSGLLKKAPVKSLTIEEIIDQGQLNNPQVVRVPSPKDQQPLTQEELSVLINAGYSVTPIPQTVKPNQQSYVPENASAVYYLKKQRPAVRPEYVTFEEVLQRPRRPIRKNAPIDKQDEATASEKVTFLVPLEPSFGTRQPPLRNNE; encoded by the exons ATGTGCCGAATGTGCAGTCGAGTGCACGACACGCTGCGGAAAAGTGGCGGATATGAAAACCCCACCTGGTTCGGACCGCGGGCGCGGCCTTTCCCCTCGGACTATAAAGCCACTACAACTCCACTTCCACCAAACATTCGCTCGGCGATCCGTCACTCATTTGCTCTTACCATGTGGCTGCTTATCCTCGCAG GTCTCCTGACAATCTCCGTTGGAGAGAAGACCAGCGTTGTCGAGAAGACAGTGTCATCGGCGGGCAATGCCGATGACATCGTTTTGCTGGAGATCGACGTCAAAGATCCTGTCAAGAGATCCCCAGTTCAAAACAGCGCTATTTATGGAGCTTCACCTAGCCAATTTGTTATTCGACACGGTGATGATACTCAAGAG CTGTCGCCCGAATACTTAGCTGTCTTGCGACAATTCACCGGAACTGAACCGCAAGCGTATGCAAGGCCCACTAGTGCGCCTCAGCGTAGACCCCTTCCAGCTTATGCCAAGCAACAGCAAGCGTTACAGCAGGCATATTACAATTATCGCAAACCCACCGTGGTTCCTCCCAGACCGAGACCTCCTCAACTACATCCCCAGTTGATTCAACCCGAGGCTGTTGGGCAAGTTCAGGCATTACAATCACCGCGCGGTCCATCTGGAGCATCTACGTATCAGATAGAAGCTTATACTTCACCGAAGCTGGGCAGTTTCGAGCAAGAGCTGTTGCAATTAGTATCCGCTAATCAGGCTCAAGAATTTAACCTAATCCCGACGCAGCCTAAAACTAGCTATGCACAACAAGAGTATGTCAAGCCAACCGCGATTCCTCAGTTACAACAACCGGTTCCTCAGTTACAACAACCGGTTGCTCAGTTACAACAATATCACATCGAAACTAGTCCGCCCCCTCGTTATCCGCCACAGCAACGAGTGGCGGCAACTTATCAGTCAGTCGAGCAACCGGTCCAAATTCAATATCAAACGGCGCAAGCGGTAGATTATTCGGGGAAGGGAATCGAACCTTTCAGACCATCTCCGCAATACGACTATGTGGACGACAGCGGTCCTCAGGTGGGAGCTCAGATAGAAACTTACACTTCACCGAAGCAGACCCAAGCAGAAGTTGAAGCGAACGCTAGGGCACAATCTCAAGCTGAAGCGCAAGCCTTAGCTTTCCAGAAAATCGTCCAGGATTCATATCAAAAACATCGCAACGCCGCTGTAGAACAGATCAGAATTGACCACGAGAGGTACAGGCAACAGACTGCTTTGGAACAACTTCAACAAGGAGAACACGTAAGCGAGGCCGGACGAGCTCACAACGAAGGTCAGCTAGAACCCAAGGACCCAGAAGCCGCGTACAGAGCAAAGTTGAAGGCACAGGCCGCTGCCGAAGCCGCCGAAGCCAGAAGAATTCAGGCAGCTGCTGAACAAAAGGCTCACACCGACGCCATTCGCCAAGTCGAAGCTCAGCAACAAGCCCAAGTGAGAGCTCAGGAGAAGTTTCATCAAGatgctttgaactttgaaagAAATCAATTGCGTGCCCAAGCTAATGCTCAGGCGATAGCGCAGGCTCAAGCCGAGGCATTGTACAAAGCCTATCAGCAGTCACGCGCCAAAGCCAATAGTGAAATTTTGGCAGCTGCCAGAGCTCAACAACAGGCTAAGAAGGTAGATCCTAATGGTACTCCAGTCATCCAGTACCTCTTACCTAATACTCCCAAACTTCCGGCACCTAATGAATACTTTACCAATGACGTTGCAAACAAGTATCAAGCCTCCGGCTCCACCTACGCTCCTAGATCCGTGACTAAACCAGATTCTACTGAATCTACCGTTCAAGAGCAAGTTTACAATCAACCTGTTATCAATCAACCTCGTCAAGTACACAAACTCAAAGTTCCACCAACTCAATCCTCTGTTTATGTTTCTCAATCGGGTCTTTTAAAGAAGGCGCCAGTCAAGTCTCTTACCATCGAAGAGATTATCGATCAAGGCCAGCTAAACAATCCTCAGGTCGTACGTGTTCCCTCTCCTAAGGATCAGCAACCTCTCACGCAAGAAGAGTTGTCTGTTTTAATTAACGCCGGTTACAGCGTCACCCCGATACCTCAGACAGTAAAGCCGAACCAGCAGAGCTACGTGCCAGAAAATGCCTCCGCCGTGTACTACTTGAAGAAACAGCGACCAGCGGTTAGGCCTGAATACGTTACGTTTGAAGAAGTTTTACAGCGACCGCGAAGACCCATTAGAAAAAATGCACCTATTGACAAACAAGATGAGGCTACCGCTAGTGAAAAAGTTACCTTCTTGGTACCCTTGGAGCCTAGTTTTGGCACCAGACAACCGCCACTTAGAAATAACGAATAA